The DNA segment CCTGGCTTCGCTGCCCAGGAAGCGCTGATCGACGAACAAGGCGTGGTGCGCGGGATCATCACCGGTGATCTGGGCGTCGACCGCGAAGGCCAGCCGAAAGAAGGCCTGTACACCCCGGGCATGGAACTGCGTGGCAAATACACGCTGTTCGCCGAAGGCTGCCGTGGCCACATCGGCAAGCAACTGATCAAACGCTACAACCTCGACAGCGAGGCTGACGTTCAGCATTACGGCATCGGCCTGAAAGAAATCTGGGAAATCGACCCGGCCAAACACCAGCCAGGCCTGGTGGTGCACACCGCCGGCTGGCCGCTGGACATCATGGGCACCGAGAACACCGGCGGCTCGTTCCTCTATCACCTGGAAAACAATCAGGTGGTGGTCGGTCTGATCGTTGATCTTTCTTACAGCAACACGTTCCTGTCGCCGTTCGACGAGTTCCAGCGCCTCAAGCATCACCCGGTGCTGGCGCAGTACCTGGAAGGTGGCAAGCGCATCAGCTATGGTGCCCGCGCCATCGCCAAGGGTGGCCTGAACTCGCTGCCGAAAATGGTCTTCAAGGGCGGCGCGCTGATCGGTTGCGATCTCGGCACTCTCAACTTTGCCAAGATCAAGGGCAGCCACACCGCGATGAAGTCCGGCATGCTAGCGGCCGAAGCGGTGGCTGACGCGCTGTTTGCGGAAAAGGACGGCACCGAAGAGCTGACCACTTACGTCGATGCCTTCAAGAAAAGCTGGCTCTACGAAGAACTGTTCGCCAGCCGTAACTTCGGCGCGGCGATTCACAAATACGGCGCGATCATCGGCGGTGGGTTCAACTGGCTGGACCAGAACATCTTCGGCGGCAAACTGCCATTCACCCTGCGTGACACCAAGCCGGATTACGCCTGCCTCAAGCTCGCCGCCGACTGCAAGAAGATCGATTACCCGAAACCCGACGGCAAACTCAGCTTCGACAAACTCAGCTCGGTGTTCATCTCTGGTACTAACCACGAAGAAGAACAGCCGTGCCACCTGAAGCTGACTGATCCGAGCATTCCGATCAGCAAAAATCTGCCGCTCTACGACGAACCGGCGCAGCGCTACTGCCCTGCCGGTGTGTACGAGGTGGTGACCAAGGAAGACGGCGAGAAGCGCTTCCAGATCAACGCCCAGAACTGCGTGCACTGCAAGACCTGTGACATCAAGGACCCTGCGCAGAACATCACCTGGGTCGCGCCGGAAGGTGCTGGCGGCCCGACTTACCCGAATATGTAAGTCGAAGCGCTGAACAACAAGGCTCCCAAATCGGGGGCCTTTTTGTTGCCCGCGATTCATGCAACCACCGACCCAATGTAGGAGTGAGCCTGCTCGCGATAGCGGTATGTCTGTGCCGACAATGTCGACTGACAGACCGCTATCGCGAGCAGGCTCACTCCTACAAGGAACAGCGCAGGATCAAGCAGCGCGCTCATCCCCCGGACTACGCTCGAAATAGCGCTTGTACTCACGACTGAACTGCGACGTGCTCTGATACCCGACCCGATGCGCCACCTGCGCCACGCCCAGCCCTTCGGCCACCAGTAACGTCTGCGCCTTCAACAAGCGTAAACGCTTCAGATACTGCACCGGCGACAACAGCGTGCTGCGTTTGAAATGCTCATGAAAGGTCGACACGCTCATGTTCGCGCAACTGGCCAGGGTCTCGACGTTCAGCGGCTCGGTGTAATGCGCATGCAGATGACTGATCGACGCCGCCACTCGCGCAAATTGCCCCTGTTGTTCGACCAATGCCCGCAGCACATCCGCCTGCGGCCCGCGCAAGGCGACGAACAGCAACTCACGCACCCGCGCCGGGCCGAGAATCTGGCACTCCAGCGGATCGTGCAAACAACTGAGCAAGCGCTCGACGCAACCGCGCATGCCATCGTCGAGCACCACTGAGGTCATCGACTCCGGCGTCTGCGCCGGAATGTGCCGCCCTGGTGCCAGGCCCATCGCCAGCACCAGCTCGCCGAGCAGCACCCGATCGATCGCCACCGAGACGCCAAGCAGCGGCGCATCCGGCAAGGCGAACGTCTCGCACTCGAACGGCACCGGCAGCGCCTGGATCAGGTAATGCCCGGCACCATATTCCATGGTTCGCGGCCCGAGAAACGCCAGTTTGCTGCCCTGGGCGATGATCATCAGGCTCGGCTCATAAATGTGTGGGCCACGGGCGACATCGCAACTGGCGCGCAATATCTGTACGCCAGGCAAGCCGGTCTGGCTGTAACCATCGCGCAGCGCCAGCGGTTCGATCAGCGAAACCAGCCGCGCGTTGGCATCAAGATGACGGGTCAATTGCATCGAATCGTTCTTCACAAAAAAACACGCAATGAGGGATGAAAGCATCATCGCAGATCCGTTTGCCAATGCGATCGCTCAAACCCGCATGCCGGAGAATTAGGCATGAGACCCGGAGAATTCGTCATGGCCGCACGAGCATTCGGCGCCCAGAATTCGCCGCCTCACTTGTTCCTGCTTCTGCGAGGTTTGCCATGTACAACGCGATCGGTTATGCCGCCCAATCAGCCACCACTCCCCTCGCCCCGATGAAATTCGAACGCCGCAGCCCGCGTGCTGACGACGTTGCCATCGAGATTCTGTACTGCGGCGTCTGCCATTCCGACATTCACCAGGCACGCAACGAATGGGGCATCGCGGTTTACCCGTTGATGCCCGGCCACGAGATCGTCGGAAAAGTCACCGCGATCGGTGCGAATGTCACCCGGCACAAAGTCGGCGATCTGGTCGGCGTCGGCTGCATGGTCGACTCTTGCCGCACCTGCGAAGCCTGCCAGTCGAACCTCGAGCAATATTGCCTCGAAGGCCCAACCATGACTTACGCCACCCCGGACCGGGTCGATGGCAGCAATACCATGGGCGGTTATTCCGACAGCATCGTGGTCAGCGAGCACTTCGTCGTGCGCATTCCGGAAAAACTGGCCTTGGCCAGCGCCGCGCCGATTCTCTGCGCCGGCATCACCACTTACTCGCCACTCAAGCACTACGGCGTGAAGGCCGGCGACAAGGTCGGGATTCTCGGCATGGGCGGCCTCGGCCACATGGGCATCAAGTTCGCCAAGGCCATGGGCGCGGAAGTGACGCTGTTTACCCGCTCGGCGAGCAAGGCCGAAGAAGGTCGTCGTCAGGGCGCCGATCACGTGATCGTTTCCACCGACGCCGAGCAAATGAAAGCCGCGGCCGGTTACTTCGATTTCCTGCTCGACACCATTCCGGTGCAACATGATCTCAACCCGTACCTCGACACCCTGCGCTTTGACGGCGTGCACATTCTGGTCGGCCTGATCGAACCGATTGATCCGCCGGTGCACGCGGCCAAACTGGTGCTGGGGCGTCGCATGTTGGCCGGCTCGTTGATCGGTGGCATTGCGGAA comes from the Pseudomonas granadensis genome and includes:
- a CDS encoding NAD(P)-dependent alcohol dehydrogenase; the encoded protein is MYNAIGYAAQSATTPLAPMKFERRSPRADDVAIEILYCGVCHSDIHQARNEWGIAVYPLMPGHEIVGKVTAIGANVTRHKVGDLVGVGCMVDSCRTCEACQSNLEQYCLEGPTMTYATPDRVDGSNTMGGYSDSIVVSEHFVVRIPEKLALASAAPILCAGITTYSPLKHYGVKAGDKVGILGMGGLGHMGIKFAKAMGAEVTLFTRSASKAEEGRRQGADHVIVSTDAEQMKAAAGYFDFLLDTIPVQHDLNPYLDTLRFDGVHILVGLIEPIDPPVHAAKLVLGRRMLAGSLIGGIAETQEVLDFCAEHNITCDIEMLDIRQINEAYARMIAGDVKYRFVIDMATLKA
- a CDS encoding electron transfer flavoprotein-ubiquinone oxidoreductase, whose amino-acid sequence is MEREYMEFDVVIVGAGPAGLSAACRLKQKAADAGKEISVCVVEKGSEVGAHILSGAVFEPRALNELFPDWKELGAPLNTPVARDDIFVLKNAESAQKIPDFFVPKTMHNEGNYIISLGNLCRWLAQQAENLGVEIYPGFAAQEALIDEQGVVRGIITGDLGVDREGQPKEGLYTPGMELRGKYTLFAEGCRGHIGKQLIKRYNLDSEADVQHYGIGLKEIWEIDPAKHQPGLVVHTAGWPLDIMGTENTGGSFLYHLENNQVVVGLIVDLSYSNTFLSPFDEFQRLKHHPVLAQYLEGGKRISYGARAIAKGGLNSLPKMVFKGGALIGCDLGTLNFAKIKGSHTAMKSGMLAAEAVADALFAEKDGTEELTTYVDAFKKSWLYEELFASRNFGAAIHKYGAIIGGGFNWLDQNIFGGKLPFTLRDTKPDYACLKLAADCKKIDYPKPDGKLSFDKLSSVFISGTNHEEEQPCHLKLTDPSIPISKNLPLYDEPAQRYCPAGVYEVVTKEDGEKRFQINAQNCVHCKTCDIKDPAQNITWVAPEGAGGPTYPNM
- a CDS encoding AraC family transcriptional regulator, translated to MQLTRHLDANARLVSLIEPLALRDGYSQTGLPGVQILRASCDVARGPHIYEPSLMIIAQGSKLAFLGPRTMEYGAGHYLIQALPVPFECETFALPDAPLLGVSVAIDRVLLGELVLAMGLAPGRHIPAQTPESMTSVVLDDGMRGCVERLLSCLHDPLECQILGPARVRELLFVALRGPQADVLRALVEQQGQFARVAASISHLHAHYTEPLNVETLASCANMSVSTFHEHFKRSTLLSPVQYLKRLRLLKAQTLLVAEGLGVAQVAHRVGYQSTSQFSREYKRYFERSPGDERAA